The genomic DNA CTGCTCAGGATCCTGTCAGTTATCTCCTCAAGAGATAGGTTGCTGCTATCGACAAGCTCCGACCTGAGACCCCTGAGAAGATCTCTGTTGACCAGCGAGCCTGTGTAGATCACGAGATCCGCTTCTTTGAGAAGCCTGTAACCCTTCAGTGTTATCAGATCCGGATCACCCGGGCCCGCGCCCACAAAGTAGACCTTCATGGGGGGCCAGTCATTTTTCTCAGCCATACGATCCCCTCCGCTCTCGTTCATTCGATAACTGCCGTAGGCGTACTGGATCCGTTCCGCACCGGACGAATGAATTTGTGCTTCTGGCAAACTCGCTCTGTGGAATCCAAGCTGCTAACATAAGAGCGATCTCCGTTGATCCGGATCAGCGCACGCGTCTGGCATAAAGCACGCTGAAGTAGCTGCTCCTTTCCGGCATCTTTCCTCTGAGTATTATCTCATCGGGCGTGTACAGCCTGCTTCCCAGGATGAATTCTGTGTATCCTTCTTCATGAAGCTCCGCAGCGATCGATGCTGGCCTTGTAGCCTTGAGCCTGAGAACCGCATCAGGTTCAGAGCCGTCAGAGACCAGAAACGACCTCTCAAAGCCTATGCCGAATCGAGCAGCGGCCGCGGGGATTATGCCTACCCCCGGGACTGTATCGATCTCGATCCCGGGATGCCTCCTCATCAGAACTCTCCTGAGATGTGAGAATGTCGAGAAGGTGTTAACATCGCCGAGACACGCGAACGATGTGAGGCATTTTTCAGCATAACTCGCAACAGTGTCCGCATTTCTCTCCCATATCTCCTCAAGCCTCTCGAGATCATCGGTCATCGGGAAATCCAGGATCTCCGGCTCGCAGTAGGGCCTGGCGAGCTCTGCTGCAAGCTCTCCCGGGGCGAAGACCTTCTCACTCGCCCTCAGCACCTCTATCGCCCGAAGCGTCAGCAGGCCAGGGTCGCCAGGCCCGAGGCTCACACCCACAAGCATTCAATCCCCTCTTCCTACTATCATGAAGATGGGATTCACAGGCTTTAAGGCTATGTCTCCTGCCAGCCTGTATCCTCTGAATATGTTTATCTGAATAACCTCCTCAAGCGTGAAATGATCCTCGACGAGCCTCACGATCTTTGATGTCATGCCTATCCTTGCGACATCGACGACAAGCCTGAAGCCGGGGGCTGCCCTTTCCCTCAGTGACGGAAGAAATCGCTCTATATCCCTTGTGCCGCCGATGAAGCACCTGTCGACATCAGGCAGTCCAGGTATGACATCAACCGCCTCCCCGCAAATGAAATTGCCACCCGGCACCAGGGATCTCGACGCCTCAACGGCTTCATGCCGTCTGTCTATTCCATAAATCCTGTCGGTGTATCGCGATGCTGCAAGCGACACCGCGCCTGAGCCGCAGCCGATATCGAGAAACAGCATGCCCTTTCCGATATCAAGCTTGCCCATCGCTATCTGTATATTCTCAGGCTGGGTTGCTGTGCCCGGAAGCTTCATCCATACTCCAGGTGCCAGGAGAGGATATAAGCTTAATCCACATTTGTTTCAAGAAAACAAATAAATTTTCAGAAGAGTGTGTTGTGGACTCTATATCCTATGGAATCAGAGATTGCGGTTGGTATGAAAATGATTCTCGTAAAGGTCCATTTTCATCCACATGGGTGACCTTGGGTCATGGGTGTTTTTTCAGCTGTATAACCTCCCTATTCGAAGAGTCCCGTTTAGACAGGACGTGTCCGAATAAGGATTAAGCGTATCAGACATCCAAAAGCAGTAATGCCCAAATCTCCGGATTCAGCTCTTATCCGGACAGGTTCGTCCTACATGGCCTGTCCGGATAAGCGAAGAGTATTTGTGGAAGTCGTCTCAAAATTCCCAGGCGTATTGATTTATGTGGATTGTATTTCCGCGCAGGATCAATGCAGATCCGCATCGTTGCTTAAATAGTTTCGAGACGAATTCATGACTAACAAGATCTGTAAGGCACACATTTTTGGATCCTGCCTCTTATTCGGACTGGTCCGTCCTACATGCCACAGAGTATAATAAGCAGTACGAAAAAGATACGCAGAAGCACCGTGTATGAAAACGCATTCGCATAAAATATATATGCGGTAAAGAAATGAATACTTATGGGAGGTGTTCATGTACTGCAAAAGTTTGATTGTCATCGCGCTCATCGTAATATCAGCTGGATTTTTATCGGGAGGTGTGGCGGAGAATGCAGATAATAGGTCGGCTGAGCAGTCAGTAACAAGTGCGGCTGCTCTACAGGATGATTTCTTCTCCACAGACACCTCCTCCAGCGGTATAACTGTGACATTCAAGAGGCTGGGAAATAACACA from Methanothrix thermoacetophila PT includes the following:
- a CDS encoding methyltransferase domain-containing protein encodes the protein MKLPGTATQPENIQIAMGKLDIGKGMLFLDIGCGSGAVSLAASRYTDRIYGIDRRHEAVEASRSLVPGGNFICGEAVDVIPGLPDVDRCFIGGTRDIERFLPSLRERAAPGFRLVVDVARIGMTSKIVRLVEDHFTLEEVIQINIFRGYRLAGDIALKPVNPIFMIVGRGD
- a CDS encoding cobalt-factor II C(20)-methyltransferase, with product MLVGVSLGPGDPGLLTLRAIEVLRASEKVFAPGELAAELARPYCEPEILDFPMTDDLERLEEIWERNADTVASYAEKCLTSFACLGDVNTFSTFSHLRRVLMRRHPGIEIDTVPGVGIIPAAAARFGIGFERSFLVSDGSEPDAVLRLKATRPASIAAELHEEGYTEFILGSRLYTPDEIILRGKMPERSSYFSVLYARRVR